A single window of Desulfonatronum sp. SC1 DNA harbors:
- a CDS encoding branched-chain amino acid ABC transporter permease, which produces MLLDQLPQFLLSGLTSGSIYALVAVGFCIIYNATGLVNFAQGEFVMLGGMLMIGLTQDMGLAMPTAFVTSIAAAMLLGVFLERVPLGLARSRHVLILVLVTVGFSIAARGAASLIWGKTARALPAFSTEAPLLLAGAVISRQALWILVVTMICVALLHLFFQRTSVGQAIRAVSDNRHGAILVGIPVARMVMVSFALSAGLGATAGMLIAPITGMHYSAGVMLGLKGFAAAILGGYGHVWGAVAGGLLLGVLESLAAGFISSAYKDALAFLILLCVLWVRPAGLFGQARTRRV; this is translated from the coding sequence ATGCTCCTTGACCAACTTCCGCAATTTCTGCTGTCCGGCCTGACATCCGGCAGTATTTACGCCCTGGTGGCCGTGGGTTTCTGCATCATCTACAACGCCACCGGCCTGGTGAATTTCGCCCAGGGCGAGTTCGTGATGCTCGGGGGCATGCTGATGATCGGGCTGACCCAGGACATGGGCTTGGCCATGCCGACGGCCTTCGTGACGAGCATCGCGGCGGCCATGCTGCTGGGCGTCTTTCTGGAGCGCGTCCCGTTAGGCTTGGCCAGATCCCGGCACGTCCTGATCCTGGTGCTGGTCACCGTGGGTTTTTCCATTGCCGCACGCGGCGCGGCTTCGTTGATTTGGGGCAAGACCGCACGGGCCTTGCCGGCGTTTTCCACCGAGGCCCCGCTCTTGCTGGCTGGTGCGGTGATCTCCCGTCAGGCCCTCTGGATATTGGTCGTGACCATGATCTGCGTGGCTTTGCTGCACCTCTTTTTTCAACGCACCTCCGTGGGGCAGGCCATCCGGGCCGTTTCCGACAACCGCCACGGCGCGATCCTGGTGGGCATTCCCGTGGCCCGGATGGTGATGGTTTCCTTCGCCTTGAGCGCCGGACTGGGGGCCACGGCCGGGATGCTCATCGCGCCGATCACGGGCATGCACTACAGCGCCGGGGTCATGCTCGGGCTGAAGGGGTTCGCCGCGGCTATTCTCGGCGGATATGGCCATGTTTGGGGCGCGGTGGCCGGAGGACTGCTGCTGGGCGTCCTGGAATCCCTGGCAGCCGGATTCATTTCCTCGGCCTACAAGGACGCCTTGGCGTTTTTGATCCTGCTTT